The genomic region AGACGCAGCTCGATCTGGCGCCCGGCAAGCACACCCTGCAGCTGGTGCTGGGCGACGCCAAGCACTATCCATTCAGCCCGCCGGTCGTCTCCGAAAAGATCACCATCCGGGTCAGATAGGCTGATACGGATAGCTCCCTTGCGAGAACCGGCGCTTGCACAAGGCCGCGCCGTGCGGTTTGTTGCGCGCCTGCCGGACAGCGAGATTCGGCGTGGAGGACGTCCGATGTCGTCTCGACTGCTGCGTCTGGCTGGCCTCGTTCTGGGAGTGATTGTCATGGCCACATCAGCGGATGCCGACGCCTTGAAGGATCAGATCGCGCCGACCGGAAAGCTCCGGGTCGCGATCGCGATCAGCCCGGCTGGCGGCGCGTTCTGGTCGACCAAGACCGAGAACGGCTATGCGGGCGTTCCCGTCGATCTCGGCCGCGAGATGGCAGCGCAACTCGGCATCCCGGTCGAATATGTCGTGCATCAGAATTCCGGCCAGATCACCGACGCGGCGGCCAAGAACACCTGGGACATCACCTTCTTGCCCAAGGATCCCGAGCGCGAGACCAAGATGACGTTCGGGCCGATCTATGAGGTTGCCGACGCCACCTATATCGTCAAGCCCGGCTCGACGATCACGAATTTCGCCACACTCGACCAGGACGGCGTCAAGGTCGCCGCCGTCAATGCCACCACCACGATGCGCGGCGCGATCGCCCATCTCAAGCACGCCAAGGTCACGGGCTATCAGACCTATGACGAGATATTCAATCTGCTGAAGAGCGGCGAGATCGACGCCTTCGCATTGTCGCGCGATCAGCTCAATGCGATGGCGAAGAAGATCCCGGGCACGCACGTGCTGGACGAGACCTTCAAGCAGACCGTCACCGCGGTCGCGGTGCCGCTCAACCATCCGCTCGCCGCGGCCTTTGCCACCGGGTTCATGACCGAGGCGGTCGCCAACGGCACGTTGCGCAAGGCCTATGACAACAACGGGCTGAAGGGCTCGCCGGTCCGCACCGAGGTGAAGTGAAGTAGCGCGCGTATCGACTCTTTCTCCGTCATGGAGGGGCGGCGCATCCTCTGGGCGACATCTGGGCATGCTGCATAATTCCGCGCCATCGCGCCGCGCGGTTCCTGTGCTGGCTGTCTAACTCATTGTATTAAAACGAATTTCAGGCATGATGCCAGCGTCTCCGGTTGGCATATGCATTGCTTGTGATTGCACCAGTCAATGACGACTGCCGTTCTCCGGATTGCGGAGGCCAGTGCTGGCCGAGGCGAGGGGATCAAGGCGCCCGGCCCGGGCGTCTCGTGCAATCGTTGCAGCCCCATTTCCCCGGACGAGCATTTCAACCAACCCGCGTCGCTTCCGGCAGGCAACCGGCGCGGCCGAATTGCGCAAGGGGATTTTACGAATGGCCTATCTCGCTCCGTCCGAATTCGTCACCAAGATGGTGGATGCCGGCGAATCCAAGATCTTCATGTCGACGCGCGACACCGTGATCCGCGCCTATATGGCGGGCGCGATCCTCGCGCTGGCGGCCTGGTTCGCCGTGACGATCAACGTCAATACGGGTCAGCCGCTTGTCGGAGCATTGCTGTTTCCGGTCGGTTTCGTCATGCTCTATCTGCTGGGCTTCGATCTACTGACCGGCGTGTTCGTGCTCTCGCCGCTTGCGCTGCTCGACAAGCGTCCCGGCGTCACGCTCGGCGGCGTGCTGCGCAACTGGGCTCTCGTCTTCATCGGCAATTTCGCCGGCGCGCTCACGGTCGCGTTCATGATGGCGTTCGTGACGACGTTCGGCTTCACGCAGGAGCCCGACAAGGTCGGCATGACCATCGGCAACATCGGTGAGGGGCGGACGCTGGGCTACGCGGCGCATGGCGCGGCGGGCATGGCCACGCTGTTCATCCGCGGCATGCTCTGCAACTGGATGGTCTCGACCGGCGTCGTCGGCGCCATGATCTCCACCACGGTGCCCGGCAAGGTGATCGCGATGTGGATGCCGATCCTGGTGTTCTTCTACATGGTATTCGAGCATTCGGTGGTGAACATGTTCCTGTTCCCGTCGGGACTGATGCTGCATGCGAAGTTTTCGATCATGGATTACCTGATCTGGAACGAGATCCCGACCGTGCTGGGCAACCTCGCCGGCGGCCTCGCCTTCACCGGGCTCACGCTCTACACGACGCATGTGAAGACGGCGCCGAAGCGCCAGCGCCTCGCGGCTTGATCCTGGCCGGCTAGAGCATGATCCGGAAAAGTGTGAAGCGGTTTTCCCTCGCGACAAACGCGCAGCGTTTGCGCGGAGATCATGCTCAGACAAGAAGCCAAAGCGCGATGACGATTCAACATAATCTCATCGCGCTTTGGTTGGGCTCTCCTGTCGTGGAGGGCCCCATTCGCTTTGGGACGGTCGATGCCGCGCGCGCTGAAAATATCGGTCGGACAATTCTCTGATCAGGGCCGCAAGGACGCCAATCAGGACTTCCACGGCGTCTTGATCCCCGACGAGCCGCTGCTCGGCCTGAAGGGGATCGCCGTGGTGCTCGCCGACGGCATCTCCTCGAGCAGCGTCGGCCGGGTCGCCGCCGAGTCCGCGGTCAAGAGCTTCCTGATCGACTATTACTGCACCTCGGAATCCTGGTCGGTGAAGAGCTCGGCGCAGCGCGTGCTGGAGGCGACCAATTCCTGGCTGCACGCGCAGACAAGGCGCAGCCAGAATCCCTACGACAAGGACAAGGGTTACGTCTGCACGCTGAGCGCCCTGGTCGTCCGGTCGAACACCGCGCATCTGTTCCATGTCGGCGACTCGAGAATCTACCGCGTCGCCGGCAACAGCCTCGAACAACTGACCAACGACCACCGCGTCGTGATCTCCTCGCAGCAGAGCTATCTCGGCCGCGCGCTCGGCGTGAACCCGCAGCTCGAGATCGACTACCAGGCTCTCCCGCTGGAGCGCGGCGACGTCTTCCTGCTGGTGACCGACGGGATCTACGAGCATGTCCCGGCGCGGCAGCTGGCGAAGACCATCAAAGACGGCGCCGCCGATCTCGATGTTGCCGCGAAGTCGATCGTCGAGCAGGCCTATGAGAACGGCAGCCCGGACAATCTCACCGTGCAGATCGTCCGGATCGACGAATTGCCCGACGGCGATGCCAGCGAGGTGTTCGGCCAGCCGACCGAATTGCCGCTGCCGCCGCTGCTCGAGGCGCGGATGCTGTTCGACGGCTATCGCATCGTGCGCGAGCTGCACGCGTCGCACCGCAGCCACATCTATCTCGCTGTCGACGAGGACAGCGCCACCACGGTCGCGATCAAGATCCCCTCGATCGACCTGCGCGACGATCCGGCCTATCTGAAGCGCTTTGTGATGGAGGAGTGGGTCGCTCGGCGGATCGACAGCCCGCATGTGCTGAAGCCGTTTCTGCCGCAGCGCAAGCGCAACTTCCTCTACGTCACGATGGAATATATCGACGGTCAGACCCTGACGCAGTGGATCACGGACAATCCCGCACCGGCGCTGGAGACGGTGCGCGACATCACCGAGCAAATTGCAAAAGGGCTGCGCGCCTTCCACCGCAAGGAGATGCTGCATCAGGACGTCAGGCCCGACAACATCATGATCGACAGGACCGGCACGGTGAAGATCATCGATTTCGGCTCGACGCGGATCTCGGGTGTCGCCGAGGCGGTGCCGGCGGGCGTCGAGGATATTCTGGGCACCCAGCAATACACCGCACCGGAGTGTTTTTTGGGCGAGGGCGGCACCGCGCGCTCCGATCTGTTCTCGCTCGGCGTCGTTACCTACCAGATGCTGACGGGGCGCTTGCCCTATGGCGCGCAGATCGCGCGCGCACGGACGCGATCCGATTTCAACCGGCTGGTCTACCGACCGGCCGCGCATGGCGGTCGCGACGTCCCGACCTGGGTCGACGGCGCGCTGGAGCGGGCCGTGCACGCCAATCCGCTCAAGCGCTACGAGAGCTTTTCGGAGTTCTTGTTCGACCTGCGCAATCCCAACGCGAAATATCTGACGACGTCATCGACCCCGCTGATCGAGCGCAACCCGGTGCTGTTCTGGAAGTCGACCACGCTGCTGCTGGCGCTGGTCGTGGTACTGCTGCTCGCCTACGGCGCGCATCATTTGCGGTAGGGAAAACCAAATCCGCCGGCCTGTGCCCGTCACCCTGAGGAGCGCGCTCTTGCGCGCGTCTCGAAGGGGCGACGGCCACCAGCCGCGCCGTGCATCCTTCGAGACGCGCTACGCGCTCCTCAGGATGACGGAGATAGAGTTGGCGATGCCTCGCTAATGCGTCGCGCCGGCGGCGATCGGATCGAGCCCGCTCCTGACCAGCGCGTCGCGCGCATCTGATGAGGCGAGGAAGCTGATCAGCGCCTTGCCGGCATCACGCTCCTTAGAAACCGTCGCGATCCCGGCGGAAAACACCGTGATCTTCTGCAACGGCTCCGGCAATGGGCCGACGATGTCGATCCCGGTCACCGGCTTCAGCTCGGAGATCTGCTGCAGGCCGATCTCGGCCTCGCCCTTGGCCACGATCTCGCCGACCGGGGTCGCCGGGATCATCCGCGCCTTGTCCTTCATCTGATCGGCGATGCCGAGCTTTGCGAACATCTCGGTCGAGACATAGACGCCGCTGGCGCTGTCGGAATAGGCGACCGATTTCGCCGCCAGCAGCGCCTGCTTGACGCTGGCGGCCGAGCCGATGTCCGGCTTCGCCGCGCCGGATTTCACCGCGATCCCGATCGGCGACTTCACGAGGTCGACGCGGCTATCAGCCACCATCTTGCCCTGCTTGATGAGATCGCCGAGCGCATAGCCGACCATGATCAGCACGTCGGCCGGCTCGCCGCGCTCCAGCCGTACCGGAATGGCATTGGTCGTGGTGCCCATCGACGGCCCGAAGGCGGTCACCACCTTGTGCCCGGTCTTGCGCTCGAACTCCGGCACCAGCGCCTTGTAGGCTGCTGTCAGCCCGCCCGAGATCATGACATGGACTTCGGCGGCGGATATGGCTGAGGTGAAGGCGAGGGCGCCGATGACGGCGAGCGTGAGGGCACGGAAGGCGGTGGCGGCTCGCATGGAGTTTCTCCCTGGACGATTCTTCGGAAGCGGGTCGTCGTGGCCGGGGAGACTACTGCTTGAGGGGATGCGTGGCTAGCCGCAGCGTCTTTGCGAGGTGCGCAACGATGCAGATGGAGCAGTGTCGGAAGGCGAGACTTCGTAGCCCGGATGAAGCGGAGCGAAATCCGGGACCGGCTTCTCCGCGGAAACACCTTCCCGGATTGAGCTTCGCTTCATCCGGGCTACGGGGAATCTCTCACGAATTCACATGCACGAAATCGCGCAGCAGCGGGTAGATCTCGTTGCTCCAGCGCTTGCCGGAAAACACGCCGTAATGGCCGACGCCGGCCTGCATGTGATGCACCTTGCGATAGGTGCGGACCCCGGTGCAGAGGTCTTGCGCGGCGAGCGTCTGGCCGATCGAGCAGATGTCGTCCTTCTCGCCTTCCACCGTCATCAACCCCATGCGCCGGATTGCCGCCGGGTTCACCGGGCGGCCGCGATGCATCAGCATGCCCTGTGGCAACAGATGCTCCTGGAACACATCGCGCACCGTCTCGATGTAAAACTCCGCCGGCAGGTCCATGACCGCGAAATATTCGTCGTAGAAGGTCTTGATCACCTCGGCCTTGGCGGTCTCGCCCTTGGCGAGATGGTCGGCGAGATCGATATGCTGCTTGATGTGCCGCTCCAGGTTCATAGACACGAACGCCGTGAGCTGCACGAAGCCGGGATAGACCTGACGCAACGCACCCTTGCACTGCATCGGCACGTAG from Bradyrhizobium elkanii USDA 76 harbors:
- a CDS encoding transporter substrate-binding domain-containing protein: MATSADADALKDQIAPTGKLRVAIAISPAGGAFWSTKTENGYAGVPVDLGREMAAQLGIPVEYVVHQNSGQITDAAAKNTWDITFLPKDPERETKMTFGPIYEVADATYIVKPGSTITNFATLDQDGVKVAAVNATTTMRGAIAHLKHAKVTGYQTYDEIFNLLKSGEIDAFALSRDQLNAMAKKIPGTHVLDETFKQTVTAVAVPLNHPLAAAFATGFMTEAVANGTLRKAYDNNGLKGSPVRTEVK
- a CDS encoding formate/nitrite transporter family protein, with protein sequence MAYLAPSEFVTKMVDAGESKIFMSTRDTVIRAYMAGAILALAAWFAVTINVNTGQPLVGALLFPVGFVMLYLLGFDLLTGVFVLSPLALLDKRPGVTLGGVLRNWALVFIGNFAGALTVAFMMAFVTTFGFTQEPDKVGMTIGNIGEGRTLGYAAHGAAGMATLFIRGMLCNWMVSTGVVGAMISTTVPGKVIAMWMPILVFFYMVFEHSVVNMFLFPSGLMLHAKFSIMDYLIWNEIPTVLGNLAGGLAFTGLTLYTTHVKTAPKRQRLAA
- a CDS encoding bifunctional protein-serine/threonine kinase/phosphatase, producing MPRALKISVGQFSDQGRKDANQDFHGVLIPDEPLLGLKGIAVVLADGISSSSVGRVAAESAVKSFLIDYYCTSESWSVKSSAQRVLEATNSWLHAQTRRSQNPYDKDKGYVCTLSALVVRSNTAHLFHVGDSRIYRVAGNSLEQLTNDHRVVISSQQSYLGRALGVNPQLEIDYQALPLERGDVFLLVTDGIYEHVPARQLAKTIKDGAADLDVAAKSIVEQAYENGSPDNLTVQIVRIDELPDGDASEVFGQPTELPLPPLLEARMLFDGYRIVRELHASHRSHIYLAVDEDSATTVAIKIPSIDLRDDPAYLKRFVMEEWVARRIDSPHVLKPFLPQRKRNFLYVTMEYIDGQTLTQWITDNPAPALETVRDITEQIAKGLRAFHRKEMLHQDVRPDNIMIDRTGTVKIIDFGSTRISGVAEAVPAGVEDILGTQQYTAPECFLGEGGTARSDLFSLGVVTYQMLTGRLPYGAQIARARTRSDFNRLVYRPAAHGGRDVPTWVDGALERAVHANPLKRYESFSEFLFDLRNPNAKYLTTSSTPLIERNPVLFWKSTTLLLALVVVLLLAYGAHHLR
- a CDS encoding extracellular solute-binding protein, whose translation is MRAATAFRALTLAVIGALAFTSAISAAEVHVMISGGLTAAYKALVPEFERKTGHKVVTAFGPSMGTTTNAIPVRLERGEPADVLIMVGYALGDLIKQGKMVADSRVDLVKSPIGIAVKSGAAKPDIGSAASVKQALLAAKSVAYSDSASGVYVSTEMFAKLGIADQMKDKARMIPATPVGEIVAKGEAEIGLQQISELKPVTGIDIVGPLPEPLQKITVFSAGIATVSKERDAGKALISFLASSDARDALVRSGLDPIAAGATH